From the Sulfuriferula nivalis genome, the window GCAAGCAGTGTCGGTATCGCCAGAAAGAATGAGAACTCCGTAGCTGTGCGGCGTGACATACCAAACAATAAACCACCGATGATAGTCGCACCTGAGCGTGATGTACCAGGTATCAACGCCAGTGTTTGCGCCAAACCTACCTTCAACGCATCTTTCCAGCTCATCTCTTCTACACTGTCGACACGTATCACATGCTGACGTTTTTCCGCCCACAATATCAATATACCGCCAATAATGAATGCAGCCGCGACAGGCACAGGCTGGAACAAATATTCTTTGATCTTATGTGCGAACAACAAACCTAATATCGCCGCTGGTAGAAAGGCCACGAACAAATTAAACACAAATTTGTTTGAAGCTGGCTGCCCTAAGCCCTTAACCACCGTAGTAATCTTGCTACGATATTCCCAACACACAGCAAGTATTGCACCCGCCTGAATAATAATTTCAAAGGCTTTGCCGCGCTCATCGTTAAAATTCAATAAATCACCTGCCAGTATCAGATGACCCGTGCTCGATATAGGTAGAAACTCGGTTAGCCCTTCTACCAGTCCCAATATCAAAGCTTTTAATGCTAATACTATATCCATATTGCCCACTTTAATTAATTATGAAAAAACAGGGTAACAGTTCTGCATGACAGTTTGCTTAAAATAAAAAATGCGACCAGCGACTAAACACTGGCCGCACTTAATTTCAAGCAATACTTATGCCTTGCTGTAAATCTCAGAACCCTGTTTTACGAACTCTATTGCCTTAACTTCCATGCCTTTGGTCAAGGCCGCTTGTTCTGACAAACCCTGTGCCTGCGCGTAATCACGCACGTCTTGAGTAATCTTCATCGAGCAGAAATGCGGGCCACACATGGAGCAGAAATGTGCCACTTTGGCTGAATCTTTAGGCAAAGTTTCATCATGGAATTCACGCGCCTTATCTGGATCCAGCCCCAGATTGAACTGATCTTCCCAGCGGAACTCAAAACGCGCCTTAGACAGTGCATTATCACGTATCTGTGCACCAGGATGACCCTTAGCTAAATCCGCCGCGTGCGCTGCTACTTTGTACGCCATGATGCCGTCCTTGACGTCATTCTTGTCAGGCAAGCCCAAATGCTCTTTCGGTGTGACATAGCACAACATTGCCGTGCCATACCAGCCTATCTGTGCTGCACCAATCGCGCTGGTGATGTGATCATAGCCAGGTGCAATATCGGTGGTCAAAGGTCCCAAGGTGTAGAACGGCGCTTCATCACACCAGTCCAGCTGCAAATCCATGTTCTCTTTAATCATCTGCATAGGCACGTGTCCAGGACCTTCTATCATCACCTGGCAATCATGCTTCCACGCTACCTGAGTCAATTCACCTAGCGTTTTCAATTCAGCCAATTGTGCATCGTCATTGGCATCGTAAATTGAACCTGGACGCAATCCATCACCCAAACTAAAACTGACGTCATAGGCTTTCATGATTTCGCAGATATCTTCAAAATGGGTGTAAAGGAAACTTTCCTGATGGTGCGCCAGACACCATTTCGCCATAATCGAACCGCCACGCGAAACAATACCTGTCATGCGGTTCGCTGTCAGTGGCACATGCGCCAGACGTATACCGGCATGGATAGTGAAATAATCCACACCCTGCTCCGCTTGCTCTATCAACGTATCACGGAACATTTCCCAGGTCAGGTCTTCTGCCTTACCGTTAACTTTTTCCAAAGCCTGATAGATAGGCACAGTACCGATGGGTACAGGTGAATTACGAATTATCCACTCGCGAGTTTCGTGGATGTTTTTACCCGTTGATAAATCCATCACCGTGTCACCACCCCAACGGATAGCCCAGGTCATTTTTTCGACTTCTTCCTGGATGGAAGAGCCCAGTGCAGAGTTGCCAATATTTGCGTTAATTTTCACCAGGAAGTTACGCCCGATGATCATAGGTTCGATTTCTGGGTGGTTGATGTTGGCTGGAATAATCGCACGGCCACGGGCAATTTCTTCACGCACAAATTCAGCTGTCATGGTTTCTGGCAATGCCGCCCCATACGAATGGCCGCGATGCTGGCGACCCATCAGTTCAAACATTTTTTGACCTGTAGGGCCAGAATTCTTGAGTGACTCCAGATATTCCTGGCGGCGCATATTCTCACGGATAGCCACATACTCCATCTCAGGGGTAACGATGCCCTGACGTGCATAATGCATTTGGGTTACATTTTTGCCTGCGATTGCTTTACGTGGCTGGCGCACCAGACCGGGGAAACGCATAGATTGCAGTTCAGCGTTGTGTAAACGCTCATTACCAAATTCCGAACTCAGCCCTGACAATACCTCGGTATCGCCACGACCTTCTATCCACGGTGTACGTACACCCGCTAAACCTTCACGGATATCGATACTGACAGCTGGGTCAGAATAAGGACCCGAGCAGTCATAAACATAAATCGGTGGGTTAGGCTCAGCGCCATAAGAAGCAGAGGTATCAGACTGGCTGATTTCACGCATAGGCACTTGTATATCTGCGCGCGAACCTTGCACGTAAACTTTACGTGAATTCGGCAATGGCTTAATCGCGGCCTCATCAACATGGGCATTCGCGGCGAGAAATTCTGGATTGGCGTTCATTGGATGTCCTTAAAGCAATAAATAAGCGTAAGGAGCAGTTGAGTGCTTCCCTACGACGGCATGACCCGTATCAGGTTCGAAGGGTGTATCTCACTTCATTTTTCAATGAAGACCCCTAGCAGAGGTGTTAAATTATAGGAAATATGAAATAATCGCAAGATATTAGTGAGATAGGTGTCAAAATGAATATAGAACAAGTCCGTTTTAACATGATAGAGCAGCAAATTCGTCCTTGGGATGTGCTCAACCAAACCGTACTCGACCTGTTAGTTCAGGTGAAACGCGAAGATTTCGTCCCAGCACAATACAGCACCCTCGCTTTCGTCGATATGGAAATTCCATTAGGTCACGATGAAGTCATGATGTCGCCAAAACTGGAAGCGCGCATATTGCAAGAAGTCGCCGTGCAACCCACCGACACCGTGCTGGAAATCGGCACAGGTAGCGGCTACCTCACCGCCCTGCTTTCCCACCTGGCCAAACGTGTTTACAGTGTCGATATCATTTCTGATTTCAAAATGCAGGCACATGCCAAGCTCGCTGCGCATGGTATTAAGAATGTTAATCTGGAATCTGGCGATGCTGCCAAGGGCTGGTCTAAACACGGCAAATATGACGTCATCATCGTCACTGGCTCGCTGCCTGTATTGCCTGAATCCATGTTAAAAGACCTCAACATCGGCGGCCGTTTATTCGCTATCACTGGCGATGCACCTGCCATGTCAGCGCAGCTTATCACCTGCATGGGCGCAGACTCATATAACACCGTCACCCTGTTTGAAACCAACATCAAACCACTAAAAAACGCAGTACAACCTGAGCGTTTCGTATTTTAGTGCAACAACTCAGCGCAGCGCAACTAAACGAGTGGCTGTCCAACCCCTCACGCACACAACCAATATTGCTTGATGTGCGTGAGCCTTGGGAATACCAAATCGCCCACCTGAGCAACGCCCAGCTCATGCCTATGCACACCGTGCCCGAGCAGATGCAGACACTAGATAAGCAAGCCCCTGTCGTAGTCATCTGTCACCACGGCGTACGCAGCATGCATATCGCCAGACTATTGGAACACCACCAATTTACTGACCTTTACAACCTCAGCGGTGGCATAAATGCCTGGGCACATAGCGTAGATCTGGATATGGCGGTTTACTAGTTAGGCTGTATCCGACATTTTGCTGCCAATTGAGTTAACTGGTAGTTTTGCAAATTAGGTTACGCAGTCAGTATTTCAAACTATTTGATGATGTGGATGATAACAGGCCGAGCAGGACGAGAGTTCAGCCTTACATTTCACACAAATTCAACAACCAAAATATCGCTTGTAAGATCAGACCCTAGCGTGTTCGTAGCACACATCAATAACACATCCGCACTGACATCACCCTAGCAAAACGTTCAGCCTGCTCATTCCCTGTGTGTAGGATAAAATACGTGCATCGACTATAAGTCTAACGTGGCATCATCTTTTACATCCACTCCATCGCCTTACATGGTTTGGTAAAAACCTGTGCAAAGAAATACTTGAACGTCTATTTGGGCAAGCCAGCTGCCCCCCAGGACTCCACGCCACTCCGTGCAATAGGCAACACACCTCCATGTTCATTACCCGCCCCACATCCCTAGCCACAACTACCATACACCCCCTCAAACGAATCAAATAACCATTGATTGACATCAAGATTACATGTAGGTTATATTCTGCCAACATTAACAGAGATTACCGCATATAACATTATTAGAAAAAGACAGGGAAAAGCAGAATGGAATACAACTTAAAAAAATTATCTTCCGCTATTATTTGCGGGTCAATTTGTTTTTCCATTTCCGCCAATGCTGGATTTTTTGATAAATTAAGAATGGCATTAGGTGCCACATCTATTGTTTTTATTGAACCACCACCTATTCATGAAACGATTAAATATCGGCACTTAATATTGCAGAACAACTCATCATCTAATCCGCTATTCTCACGATTAGAGAACAATCTAACCAGTTTTCGCATTAATCAATCTGCTTATTTTGATCAGGTAAGTACCACCCCACCTGCTACAAATGAGATGAAAGATACACAATGGGCCATTGTCGATATTTCAACCGATTTATACGAAGTTCATGATGAACGAAGCTCAGAAATAAGGGCGCAATGCCAAAATGGTAAGCTTGTCTGCCATGACAATGAAGCAAGTCACTTTTACGTGGGCTGTAACACTAGGACAGCGACGGTCAGCGGGAAAATCACTTTTAGAGATGCGATAACTCAAAAAACGATCACAGCAGATGTTGGATCTGACAAAGAGATATCTAAAGTTTGTCAAGACACAGGGGGCAACCTTGTGGATTCAGAAACTCTACTTGGCAAGGCTGCCGACGTTGTATCAAACAAATTAACGGCTAAATTTACACCAAAGACCGATAAACAAATTTCAAAACTGATCGAGGAAGACTCGTCCCTGCCGATCGCAAATGACAAACTTAAACAAGCTTATCGTTTAGCAAGTTCTGGAGATGTAAATACCGCGCTTAAAATATATAACCAACTCATTACGGACGGAACTTCTGACGGCATCATCCTATTTAATGCCGCATATTGTGAGCACGCTCAAGGCAACTTTAAAAAAGCCCTTGAATTGTACCAAGCAGCTAGCAATGCGCCGAACGCTCCAAAAGATGTCATAGCAGAGTTACAAACGAAGGTATCTGATTTTGTTGCCGCAGGTATTGATACCGCCGTTAATTAGACAGCCAGATGTCGCGTGAGGATTTCCCCACCTTTTGCCAAGACAAACTTGCTTAAGCAATATTAGAAATAGGTGCTACCACCTAGAATCAATTTAAAACTAAAGGATTTTTATGAACAAAATAATACTGGCTGGAGTTGTAACTTCACTTTTTTTAAGCGCTTGTTCTACCATGCCAATTGATAGCGCCATGCCTGTGCAGGGGACTTTAAAAAATACAAAAGAAATTGGCCTGAATTTCCAAACTGAGGCCGTTAAGCCTCGTGTCGATTTTGCTGTAACAGGCTATACGATCATAGGCGTTGCTTATGTGGCAGCATCAGTTTCAACAATGAACTCACACTCGGAAGCGATGCAGACTGCATATCAAAAATACTTAGCAGCTCACCCTGATGCGTTAACGCTTAAAGATGCATTTAACAATAAGCTAAAACAAGATTTGGAGAGCCGAGGCATTAATCCACAATTGGTACAAGTGACCAAAAAGGCAGATGACAACAAGCACCTTTCTTATGCGATGGATAGCGGATTAAAAGTACAAAAAGTGGTCGTAATTGATGGACTAACATCTCAGTATTTTGCAGCTGATAACGGTTCAGACTACCACCCACGCTCATCTGTTTTGGTGTCTATTTTCGATTCCAACAACAATTACGCAAAACCTGCTAATCAGGAGCGCGTCGTTAATTTAGAGGTGTCTGATTACGCCTATCCGAATTTCGATTCGTTGGCGGCAAATCCAGATAAGTCTTATATCGGATTACTTACCAATGTGGAAAAACTAGCTGATAAGGTCGCAAACGAGCTTTATCAATAAGGCACATAGAAAAAATGTCATCCCACCATTCAGTGAGGATGACAACCAAAATATCAATTTATAGCCAGACCCAAGTGTGTATTACTTTCACGCGAAAGCATAGGGTGTTGGTGTGCATACAATATACCTTGACACAATATCTATTTGTACATACACTTTAGTGCATGAAAATCGATTTTGATCCGATCAAGAACGAACGAAATATCAAAGAGCGTCAACTTTCGTTTGATCGAGCGGCAGAAGTCGATTTCAATACTGCGCTGGTATTTCCTGATACCCGAAAAGCATATGGCGAAACTCGTTACATCGCGCTGTGCTACCTGGATTGCCGGCTGCACGTGCTGTGCTTTACCGAGACCGAAACGGGCATTCGGGTAATCAGTTTCCGTAAAGCTAATACGAGAGAGGCAAATAAACATGGCAAGCCGCAAACCATTAATTAACAGTGACGGCGAGATCCGCGAACTGACCGCAGAAGATATGGCAAAATTCAAGCCAGCCGCTGAAGTGTTGCCACTGTCCCTTAGAAATAAACTAGGAGTGCGTGGCTCCCAGAAGGCGCCAACCAAAGAACGCATTACCATTCGGTTATCACGAGACGTGGTTGAGCAATTCCGCGAAAGCGGTGATGGCTGGCAAACCCGTGTGGACTCAGCCTTGCGCGAGTGGCTCAAAAATCATTCTCCGGCATAAGACGCTGCTCAGTCAAAATCGAAACAACGTGGGCGAACCTTACATTTCACACAAATACAACTACTAAAATCTCAATTATTAAACCCTGCCGTTCCATTTAGCATTTAATGTTCATGGGAAACCCCTAGTCACAGATAGCGTGGCGCATCCATGCGGTCACACAGTATACGAATGTCGCAATGCCGCAGGCGGCGGGAGTAAGGCGATACTCAGCCATGCGTGGTCAACATTCGCTGTTTGAAAGCGTCAGCATCGAATGGGCTTGGTTCTCCGCTGGCTTCCCCGTCAATCAGCGCATCGCGGATATATTCACTGTCGATGGTATAGTGGCCAGCATCAATCCGCGCTTTAACGCAGCTGTCTTGCTGATCAGTCCCAGTAATGGTCTTGCGCACGATTCTCATAATACAGTCTTGTTACAAGTGGCACTGGTTAATTAACGTCATCAACCGCCCTGTAGCACCCTGATGACTGCCACTGAAAGTTAACGCGGCTGCGTGCATTTGTTGACGGCGTGGCTCGTCGGCGAGGAGTTCGGCGACGGCATGGGTCAGGCTGGCTACGTCTTGCACTTGCATTGCCGCGCCGCTGGTGATGGCGGTTTGCGCGACTTCGGCGAAGTTAAACATCGACGCGCCGATGATAATGGGGCAACCTACTACCGCCGCTTCTATAGGATTCTGCCCACCTAACGGCATGAGGCTACCGCCGATAAATGCGACATCCGCCAGTGCATAATAGGCGTAAAGCTCACCCATGCTGTCGCCTAACCAGATTTGCGTATCTGCGCTAATTACCTCACCTGAACTGCGGCGCTGATAACGTAACTGACGCTGCTGTAACAATGCTGCAACCTCGTCAAAACGTTGCGGATGGCGTGGCACGATGACGAGTAATGGTTTATCAGGCATAGCTTGCCAGGCATCCAGTATCAGCGACTCTTCACCTGCCCGCGTACTCGCTGCAACCCATATTAATCTGCTGCCGATTTGGCTACGCCATTGCTGCCCTAACGCAACTAATTCAGCAGGCGGTGCATTATCGAACTTCAAATTACCCGTCACCGTCACGTTTTGCCCACCCAATTGCCGCAAGCGTGTGGCATCCTCTTCGGTTTGAGCGGCAATGTGAGTGAACTGCGTCAGCGTGTCGGGAATTAGCCTGCCCAGCTTGGCATAACGACGCGCAGAACGCGCTGACAGGCGCGCGTTGATCAACATCATGGGAATATGATGTTGATGGCTGATACTAATTAAATTCGGCCATATCTCGGTTTCCATGAGCAAACCCAATTGCGGCTGAAAGTGGCGCACAAACCGGCGCACAGCAAACGGAAAGTCATAAGGCAGGTAAACTCGCCACACACGGTCAGCAAACAGGCGCTCGCTGGTTTCTCGCCCGGTAGGGGTGGTATGGGTGAGTAAAATCTGATGATGTGGATAGGCGGCCAATAAGGCCTCGACTAACGGTTTCGCTGCTCGGGTTTCTCCCACGGATACCGCATGCAGCCAGATCACTGGGCGCGTCACTTGCTGGGTATAAAAACCAAAGCGCTCGGCAACGTGCAGTAAATATCCGCGCTGTTTGCGACCACGCCATAGCAGATGAATGAGCGTGTAAGGCAGCAGCAACCAGATCAGTAGGTTATAAAAGAATCTCGCTATCATAATCGCCGCGTTTGATCGCCTTGTGTAAAACCGAGCAGTGGCATCTCCATAGCCCGTGTCCATGCCATCACTTTGAACAGCTCACCCATTTCAGCTGGGCTCATAAGTTTTTGCACCGCCGCAACTTGCGGCACATAGGCGGCAACATCATCAGCTGAAGTGAGTGCTAACAAATCAGTAATCCCACAATTAATCAGAAATTGCGCCTGACTGGTGTAACCAGCCAACTGCAAACCTGCATCTATGCCCGCCACCCCCACAGCGGTGAAATCAACGTGGGCGGTAATGTCCTGCAAGCCGGGCAAATAGTATGGATCAGGATGAGCGTGCTGCCGATAATGGCACATCAGCGTACCCTGATTGCGTTGCGGATGATAATACTCGCCCTCGCCAAACCCATAATCTATCATCACTATTGCGCCGCGTTGCAGGCACTGACCCAAGCTGCTGATAAAGCCCTGCGCGCTTAAATTGATTTCGGTGAGGTAATCGGGCATTAACGCCAATGCAGTTGCTGCATCGAATAACACACCTTGAGTAAGCGGCTGATCCTGCCAGACGAATTGCTGGTTTTCACTCACCACACCGCGTTCATACAAGCCGTGCTGTATCTGATGAATGATATGCACTGGCATCGCATCCAGCACCTCGTTGCCGATAATGCATCCAGTGAATGCAGCGGGAAGCTCACTCAGCCACTGCACTTTATTTATCCAGTCTGGTAACTCTTTGGCAACCAGCTGCTGCTGCCGCTCACGTAAGTCTGCGCTCACTTCCAGAATGTAGTAATGACCAGGCGCGCACTCCAGCCGTATCAATTCAGCCAAGATATCACACGCCAAACGCCCGCTGCCAGCGCCAACCTCAAGCACATCCCCGCCCGTTACCCGCAAAACCTGTGCAACTTGTTGCGCCAGACTGCGTCCAAACAAGGGTGAAATTTCAGGCGCGGTCACAAAATCACCTGCCGCACCCAGTTTCGCCGCCCCCGCACTGTAATAACCCAGACCAGGTGCGTACAATGCTAATTCCATATAGCGTGCAAACGATATCCAGCCACGGGCTTGTATTTCCTCGTTAATGACTTGCACCAGTTGCTGGCTAATGGATAATGCTTCAGGCGTAGGTACGGGTAATGAC encodes:
- a CDS encoding undecaprenyl-diphosphate phosphatase, which gives rise to MDIVLALKALILGLVEGLTEFLPISSTGHLILAGDLLNFNDERGKAFEIIIQAGAILAVCWEYRSKITTVVKGLGQPASNKFVFNLFVAFLPAAILGLLFAHKIKEYLFQPVPVAAAFIIGGILILWAEKRQHVIRVDSVEEMSWKDALKVGLAQTLALIPGTSRSGATIIGGLLFGMSRRTATEFSFFLAIPTLLAATAYEVYKNRELLLNSQGDIMLFAIGFVTAFVSALIAIRALLKFISQHDFVVFAWYRIVFGIVVLATAYTGVVNWSAT
- the thiC gene encoding phosphomethylpyrimidine synthase ThiC — translated: MNANPEFLAANAHVDEAAIKPLPNSRKVYVQGSRADIQVPMREISQSDTSASYGAEPNPPIYVYDCSGPYSDPAVSIDIREGLAGVRTPWIEGRGDTEVLSGLSSEFGNERLHNAELQSMRFPGLVRQPRKAIAGKNVTQMHYARQGIVTPEMEYVAIRENMRRQEYLESLKNSGPTGQKMFELMGRQHRGHSYGAALPETMTAEFVREEIARGRAIIPANINHPEIEPMIIGRNFLVKINANIGNSALGSSIQEEVEKMTWAIRWGGDTVMDLSTGKNIHETREWIIRNSPVPIGTVPIYQALEKVNGKAEDLTWEMFRDTLIEQAEQGVDYFTIHAGIRLAHVPLTANRMTGIVSRGGSIMAKWCLAHHQESFLYTHFEDICEIMKAYDVSFSLGDGLRPGSIYDANDDAQLAELKTLGELTQVAWKHDCQVMIEGPGHVPMQMIKENMDLQLDWCDEAPFYTLGPLTTDIAPGYDHITSAIGAAQIGWYGTAMLCYVTPKEHLGLPDKNDVKDGIMAYKVAAHAADLAKGHPGAQIRDNALSKARFEFRWEDQFNLGLDPDKAREFHDETLPKDSAKVAHFCSMCGPHFCSMKITQDVRDYAQAQGLSEQAALTKGMEVKAIEFVKQGSEIYSKA
- a CDS encoding protein-L-isoaspartate O-methyltransferase family protein, which encodes MNIEQVRFNMIEQQIRPWDVLNQTVLDLLVQVKREDFVPAQYSTLAFVDMEIPLGHDEVMMSPKLEARILQEVAVQPTDTVLEIGTGSGYLTALLSHLAKRVYSVDIISDFKMQAHAKLAAHGIKNVNLESGDAAKGWSKHGKYDVIIVTGSLPVLPESMLKDLNIGGRLFAITGDAPAMSAQLITCMGADSYNTVTLFETNIKPLKNAVQPERFVF
- a CDS encoding rhodanese-like domain-containing protein, yielding MQQLSAAQLNEWLSNPSRTQPILLDVREPWEYQIAHLSNAQLMPMHTVPEQMQTLDKQAPVVVICHHGVRSMHIARLLEHHQFTDLYNLSGGINAWAHSVDLDMAVY
- a CDS encoding tetratricopeptide repeat protein codes for the protein MEYNLKKLSSAIICGSICFSISANAGFFDKLRMALGATSIVFIEPPPIHETIKYRHLILQNNSSSNPLFSRLENNLTSFRINQSAYFDQVSTTPPATNEMKDTQWAIVDISTDLYEVHDERSSEIRAQCQNGKLVCHDNEASHFYVGCNTRTATVSGKITFRDAITQKTITADVGSDKEISKVCQDTGGNLVDSETLLGKAADVVSNKLTAKFTPKTDKQISKLIEEDSSLPIANDKLKQAYRLASSGDVNTALKIYNQLITDGTSDGIILFNAAYCEHAQGNFKKALELYQAASNAPNAPKDVIAELQTKVSDFVAAGIDTAVN
- a CDS encoding BrnT family toxin encodes the protein MKIDFDPIKNERNIKERQLSFDRAAEVDFNTALVFPDTRKAYGETRYIALCYLDCRLHVLCFTETETGIRVISFRKANTREANKHGKPQTIN
- a CDS encoding BrnA antitoxin family protein, with protein sequence MASRKPLINSDGEIRELTAEDMAKFKPAAEVLPLSLRNKLGVRGSQKAPTKERITIRLSRDVVEQFRESGDGWQTRVDSALREWLKNHSPA
- the waaA gene encoding lipid IV(A) 3-deoxy-D-manno-octulosonic acid transferase: MIARFFYNLLIWLLLPYTLIHLLWRGRKQRGYLLHVAERFGFYTQQVTRPVIWLHAVSVGETRAAKPLVEALLAAYPHHQILLTHTTPTGRETSERLFADRVWRVYLPYDFPFAVRRFVRHFQPQLGLLMETEIWPNLISISHQHHIPMMLINARLSARSARRYAKLGRLIPDTLTQFTHIAAQTEEDATRLRQLGGQNVTVTGNLKFDNAPPAELVALGQQWRSQIGSRLIWVAASTRAGEESLILDAWQAMPDKPLLVIVPRHPQRFDEVAALLQQRQLRYQRRSSGEVISADTQIWLGDSMGELYAYYALADVAFIGGSLMPLGGQNPIEAAVVGCPIIIGASMFNFAEVAQTAITSGAAMQVQDVASLTHAVAELLADEPRRQQMHAAALTFSGSHQGATGRLMTLINQCHL
- a CDS encoding class I SAM-dependent methyltransferase; amino-acid sequence: MSLPVPTPEALSISQQLVQVINEEIQARGWISFARYMELALYAPGLGYYSAGAAKLGAAGDFVTAPEISPLFGRSLAQQVAQVLRVTGGDVLEVGAGSGRLACDILAELIRLECAPGHYYILEVSADLRERQQQLVAKELPDWINKVQWLSELPAAFTGCIIGNEVLDAMPVHIIHQIQHGLYERGVVSENQQFVWQDQPLTQGVLFDAATALALMPDYLTEINLSAQGFISSLGQCLQRGAIVMIDYGFGEGEYYHPQRNQGTLMCHYRQHAHPDPYYLPGLQDITAHVDFTAVGVAGIDAGLQLAGYTSQAQFLINCGITDLLALTSADDVAAYVPQVAAVQKLMSPAEMGELFKVMAWTRAMEMPLLGFTQGDQTRRL